In Syngnathus scovelli strain Florida chromosome 16, RoL_Ssco_1.2, whole genome shotgun sequence, the genomic stretch CTGCTTTTCCACCATTATTCGGTTTATGTACATAAGCTGTCTTGCTCCTTTGAGCCTGTACACGCTTGCCACAAGGCGCTGACCTTGCCCATACAGGTGATGACGAGTGGGTGAGTCACAAATGTGACATGGCCCCCTTTTCTTTGCATTGTCGAGGTGTGTCTGGGTTTGTCTTGGAGTTGGACACTCCCGAAGCTTTTGTGGAGAGCTAATCAAGGAGTGTATTGTTGCATCTGAGATACGTGCACACGGATGTAGGCATGACTTTGGAATGAACCGAGTATTTTGGTCGTGTTGCGGTCAATTTGTTCTTCTACcattgtttgtggtgtgtgtggatcTGCTTGCAGTCatccacacaaaaaaatgtttgttggaGGCACATATTCATTCCTTTTGGAGTCGGCTAAAAGTATTTCAAATCCAACACGATCACATCGAGTATCCGAGAATCGCTTTCGTTCTGAACCGTGTCTTCTGCATACTAATGGTGGTTCATGAATAATGTACCAACCCGGAGTCATTGCGAGGTCACCAGACAGGCTGTAACTGCTCTGCTCATGCGCAGGCCGTGCAAGCGAGGAAAAGCCCATCAACCCCCCTcccatgtgtgtttgtttatgtcacTTACACAGAGGAAAGAAAATAGCCTAACAACTCACTGCTTTTGTTTGTGCATCAATGTTCCCAATTTCCAGGTCACAGGGAAAGGAAGTTTACCTCAGGCAAATAAATTACATCCCAGGCCAGTTGGAGAAATCACACAGATTTGTAAAACAAAGGAGGGCTCACTTTGGACAACAATAGTGAATGGGTGGTTATTGTTGATGGTGGTAATATGGAAATGTAGATATTTATGCAAAAAAATAGGACTATGTCTATTTGCTATTTTCTAAAGCTAACATTTAATATTCCAAGGCACCTACTTTACATTAGACAAATTTCACATTCTACTAcaggattaaataaataaatgaataaataaatagattcattaaaaaaatatataaaaataaatacataaattaaaaaaatatataaaaataaataaataatgatgacTGCTTCGCAATTTACTGCCAAATTTACTCCATCAATTTGATACCTTGATCTTTAATTAAATACGAAATCTTATCGGATTTATACCTTCTCCCATCAAATGGAAGAGCATTCcattgttctgcctgtcattatagatgaaaaaaatatacatttgcaATAATAAATACTATGTATAAGTGAAATTTAATAATTTCTCGAGACAATGAAGTCTAACAGCCCTCTATTATTACCACGACATTATAGCTGGGGATCCACCCAGTCCTTAATTTGCTTCCAAGGAATTTGGTAGGATTTTTACTTCAATAAAATGAGCTGTGCTGAGGAATATACAACAAATGCAGCTCCCCCCGCTGCCACCAGAGACCGCTTGAGACCGGGAGGACAAGATAAGCCTGCAGTTCTTAAACCCTGCAACTAGATAGTCTCATATCCGCTTTACCATTCAAATCCATATAAATGCATGTTAGAATTGCATCTCGCGGGAGCTCTTAGATGATGCACCGGGAGTAATTATGACTTGAATTGTGAAGTGGTAGATAATTTCCGTCTGACTTTAATCAACTTTAATCTAGTGATGAGCTCTCAATGTAAAACCTTACATTGGCTGCAAGCCATTGTTTCACTCAGTTTCCTGCCCGAGGAAGGAACTATAGCACCCTAGCTTTATTATCAGAGCAGAATTCTTGGGTGTCAACTATACAGCTCGCAGCAGAAGGTTCAAGGAGTTGAAGGGTCAAAAGTTTACCGTCGTGCATGCGTGGGTTCCTCCCTCTCCTCCTTCTCCAAACCAATTGCTGTAGGCTAAGACTACACAAACATGggagggaggcagagaggtatggAGGAGGTACACATGAGAGAAATGATGACAGGAGGCAAAGGAGAGGTGAATACATGACCTTCCTTTTCCAGGGACAAAAGCATAGGGCTGCTATATATAAAGTATTGAgttgagtgagtgtggcgtggaTGGAAAGTAAAGGAGGTAACATTGAGGGGTTGGATGCGGAGATGTGTTTTGGGTGATGTGGTTTGGTGTCGATTGCGTATTTTGCTAACACCCGATAGCATCTCTAAtgaggcaaatattttttccccGTATATAAAACCAAATATTAATGTTTTaagtataaatatataataataataataataataataataataataataataataataataataataataataataataacggaAGGGTTTATTATTGTGGATATTCACGTGCACAAATAAGAAATATAAAATTATTTGTTATAGTTGTGGTAAGGACCTCCCACAGGTCAGCCACATGAACTGCATCCTTCAACTATCAAATTTTAAGGTTGCAATATTCCTATTGTTAGTCATTTTGCGTTTTGTCCTTTTCCTGCACCCAAGTCAGCTATAAAATATCGGATGCACTGCTAAAAACTAAATCATGGAGGAACCAATCTTGGTTCATCCTGAGTTCACCATTGATTGGGTTTAGTTCGTATTGCTTCCCTGTCTGTCTCCAACCTGAGTAATAACCAACCAATAggcatgtatttttttcttcctaaaGCATGATACTTATGTTTTGTACAAGAGTATGCGATCAAATGGGCATGAAGCAAAcacaaataataacaaaaaatcCTCAAATGTGTTAATCCTCAGTACAtattaaaatgcaaaaaaaatgacagattttttatttgaaataatCTTTAATACTGTTTTTGTTATAAAGCCACAGATCTCGTGTGTGTCATTAATAGTTTCACGCCAAAAGGAAATGAGAAATGACAttcaaagagaagaaaaatcgCTTTTAGAGAATAATATAAAGACCAGCCCACCCCCACTGCAACCATTGGCCATTTTTCTTCAAATTAATGACTCCCAATTCAATTTGCTATGACGGAGGGAGCGAAAATCACAATGCAGAACGACGGAGTAGGCGAGAGAGATGGGATAAGTGGCAGAAAGAAAGGaagaggagagggggggggggctggagaGAGAGATGGAGGGGGGGATATAGGGGCTCTTGCTTGGGGTGAACGAGAGGTCAGTAGTCACACCATGACGTTGAAAACATGGGGACGAGCCTCCTCCTTTTAACAAAGCCTTACCGCAGATTAATTGGAAAACTTGAGTCCACAcgtacacgcacgcgcgcgcgcgcatacACACGCGCACAATGGGAGTCAATGCCTTGGAGAGCACGCAGTACTCGGCAGCCGTGAGCCTTCAACAGCTAGCTTGCATTAATCGCAGGGAAATACTGCAAGAGATGCTTGTTTTTAGCACCTATAGTCTGCTATGGTCGctactgatttttttcttttttgaggaGTGTGTGGAAAATTACAGCGACTGACTTCCCATTTCTCCTTCTAGTTTGTAGACACCTTGTGGAGACGTCGAGGATCTCCGTGATGTCGCAATGGATGGGAGAGAACGCATGCTGAGAATACCGGAGTTGCGGATCAACGATACGAAAAGGATGCGTTTTAAAAAATGGGATAAGATAAGAGGATGGAAAAGTGGAGCTGGAGTCGGATTCGAGAGCTACGAAACAGTGAGTATAAAGCATCCTGTTAGGAGggagggtgggtgggtggatttgTCATGCGTGCGCTTGCGTGGGTGTCAGGTGATGCTGCATGGTGATGAGAGGTTATGGGATACCACGTGCTGCAGAATTGTCTATGGCTTCTTGTGATTTAATTACAACATCATTTATCAGCGAATTTAAGTTGAATCGCCATTTTGcaattacattttttacaaatcaATCATTTTGCACGCACAAACCACATTGTcactgttttgtattttttttcctatttcttTTTGTAAGTTTGCAGCTATGATTCGTTTAATTCACAGTGAGGCCTGAGAATTTCTCATTTTTCTAATTCTGTCAGTCACTCTCCATAACAAAAGAACGAGGGATTGAGTCTAGGTTTATTTTTCCATATCCACAATGGAGCAAAACTGCATTTTTCTTATTTGCCGTTGCCACTTCTTTGTCCAGTGATTaatatttcaaaacaatgacaagACCAGTGTTTGCAAACAAGATCGGTGCACTCTGTAATATATTCATTTATATTTTACTCAATTTATAGCTTTAAAACCAAATGATTATTTTGTTTAGATGTAAGTAgttttacacacacatacacacgcgcgcgtgcacgcacacacacattcacgtgCACGCAATACATAAGTTACAAATACCAATATCATCGTTTTAGTATTTATTTGCAGGAAATGATttataaatttgtttttgtttggataAATTCGaaatttgctttgtttttggcTTCCCATTCAAGTAGCAGCAGCTCCTAGATAAAACACAGACAACATCCGTGaacatttaatatttaattGTGTTAACAGGCCGTGTAGGGCTTCACATATTGGATTTTGCTATGTATAGGAATAAATTACTAatccaaaatgtcattttggagCATTATTTGAAgaaaaagattttttaaaaatacaggaAAAGGCCAAGTTGCAATAGCATCATtgtttgcattattattatGCTAAATTTCGTGCATGGCCTCACTAAAAAGTATTTCTTGATGCCATTTTATGTTTGTTACATTACTGAATGACATATTTAGACAGCTTAACCCTGACCGTATACACAAAATACGAGTCAATATTAATTCCATACAACATAGCCATTTTACAACCATTTCCCACAAATAGAAGACTGAGTTAAATaagcttttcttttcatttgtctTCAAGTCATGTTTGGATAGTAAGTATACAAATATTTGGTTTGGTTCACCAAATATAGCCGAGCTGGTGAGTGACTCTGGTAGCAAAGTGACCTCCATGTGAACTACGTTGTGCAGCCTAAACAAAAGCTGCTGCTGACAAACTTGACATAGGCAGGGGGAAGTGTCACAGTCACACTCAACACACCTTGATCGATATACTACCTGGGATGATGGCAACGGGGGTCAAGTTGAATGCTCCCACACCTGGAATTGAATAGAATGGAATAGAATGGCAGTTTTGGTGCAGTGTacataacaacaaaaacaattcgAGGTTCGTTGCAAACGCATAAGCTCTCCTTTAAATTGAAGTGCTGTCTGCTCATTGTTCAATTGATGTATGATGTATGATGTATGATGTATGAGCTACTGAAAACGGAGAATAGCAAGGCTGCCTAAAGCAAAGGACAAACATTATTGGTGGCACAAATATCAATATGGGAACACTATTGCTCACTATTGCCACACAATTAAATGTGCAAAAAATATATCTAataataaaatgcattttacaagctgcactgaaaaaaagaaagaaagaaaacaaaaaacatatacacgtatgcaaaaaagaaaaacaaactagAAAGAAATGAAGAACTAAGGATGAACCATCCTCAATTAATTCTTTACTACGAAAATTAACTTTAATGAAGATATTTCCTGACGAGGTTCGAACGGAAGTAATTTGCGCTTTCATTCTTccaacatgcattttttttttgtatgggcTCCTGTTAAAACATATATTTACACATATCTAATATTTCCATGtgtttaattaaataattattcgtcttctattattattattgttattattatttgttgtgCTTAATAGTTATGAAATACAATTGGTATTAAATTAGTATTCATTATTAATACAAttagcattatttatttttttggtaagCATATAGGCTATTCAATATTTTCTTTGCATTGTTATGTGACTTATATTATTGCATATTGTGTTAGTGTGGTTGAATGCTTCATGTCACTGTATAAACAAGCAAATTATAGATGCATACCTCGTACTTAATCTCCCCCACCCCGCCAACCGCAACCCTTTTCACTTGATGATTTAGTTGGTGCTTGATAACACTGCGGCAGTGGTGACAAGGAAGTGATGCGTCAAgcgagcaattttttttttttttttttcagtctcgTGGGCAGCATAAAGTGAAGGTTCAAGACGGCAAAAGTGTTTTAAGTTGAAACTCATCCCGTAAGCAATAATTATCGTTTGACGCAGCAAAGTGAGATACCCTGTCTTCTATATCTACCCTGTAGATCCGGATTTGTGTCAAAATCTTAAAAGCAATCACAAATTCGCTTCTAGGGGAGTATATAGTTGATTTATACACGACGGCACCGATGGATACTGTAAGAAtagcgcttctttttttttgtcttttagcaAGCGCTCTCCAATTTTTTTAGCATGGATTTCAAATCATTTGCCACCAGAAGGAGGCTTTTAGCAAAGTCTCCATTGAAACAGTATTTGGACATATTAAATTGCCTTATCTATTCTGTAATTCTCgacgtttttaattttttgtcatccatccatccatctgaacCACTTCTTCGTCATATCACATTGGGATATGTTATGCCTAAATGTGGCATTTAAATTATAATTGTATCGTTATTGTTGATTGTATTAATTGTATTTAGCTGCATGTATGATTTTAAATTAAGTTTCGTGGACATATGCAGTACTGTACATTAAGATTTAGTCAATTTGTGACTAATATTGCTTATTGAAAATAGTCCATGGACAAAATATTGCGGGTGGAGGTGTGCATTAACCATGTCAGTGGTGTTAAtaagtgcgcgtgcgtgtgtgtagacATGTGCGATTTTGACATGGCAGCAAATTTAAATTACTGTAAGTATATTACAGATAAATATCAAATGAAGGTAGCAGTGTAACCTTTTTTGGTTGATGATTTTTTTATCGATCCCAAACTGGATATAGAGCTGTGTCTGACAGCTGTTGGGTGGCCGCACAAGAGTCCATTTCTCTCTCCCTCATTAACACTAATTTACAAAGACTAAATTGATCGGTTGCGATAATCAATAGATTATAAATTGCAAATTTTAATCGAACTCATTTGATTTCCAAAAATTTGATAGCAACTCATGCATGATAGGCATCTCTGCATACTTTCAAGGGATTTAATATATAGTGGGGGGTATTTAAATGCAGGGCAGCATGCGCGATGTGGGGGAGCGTGGCGGGGAGGGAAAGTATTGGGAAGACTTGTTTGTGACTGCACACAAAATGAGAGCATACAACAAGGCGCGTGCGGGGCAGTGTGTACACTTAATCTCATTTCCTTGTCCACGCGGCGAGTCCCGCTCCAGTTCAATTGGCTCGCTGTAGTCACATGACCGCTTAACTTTCTTCACTTGACAGAAAAGTAGGAGGGTTCAGCGGAACAGGAATGACCGACGAGTAAAGGGATGCGGTATCAATTTTAGTTATATATTATGTACAAGGAGTGGAATAAATGGTCATGAGCTCATATTTGATCAACTCCAGCTATGTGGATCCTAAATTCCCACCCTGCGAGGAGTACTCACATAGCGATTATCTACCCAGCAACTCTCCGGACTATTACGGCCAAAGAAATGAAACCACCGCCTTTCTACCGGACTCTGCTCTCTACCATCAGCAGGAGCGATCGGAGCCACAATATACTCTATGTCAGCCTGCCTCGGTGGTGATGCCCCCTCGTGGTCTGGCTATTCCCCAGATTGGTGTCGAGCGAGACTCAGTGACACCCAGCCCGCCTCAGTCGCGGGAGCAGCCGCCCCTCAGCCGAAACAGCCCCGCAAACACAAAAAATGACCCGGTGCTGTATCCGTGGATGAAGAAAGTCCACGTAAACACTGGTAAGTGCTGCGTACAAACTTCCTTTTCTTGATCTGTAGTCGTCCGCGGTCACAATCTGCGGCTTTCTCTCGGGTTCGACTTGGACTCGTAGTCCTTGGAGATTTACGATCGTCTGTTTGCACGGCCAACATAATTACACCCCCCATAAATTTTTATTACACCTCTACGCCGAGGTGCCTTTTTGAAGTCCGATCACAGGCTCGAGTCCTTGCTTTATGACAACGCAGACTGAACTCATAAGTTAGGTTTTATGCTGTGGTAATTTGATTTTAAGTGGTAGGTTTGTATAAACTGTGCGCTCCACACTGTCGAGCCTTCCTTCCCCACTCCATGTTCAAGGGGTGGGGAAGTTTTATGGCATCTGAAATATTCCTGTTTATGGAGCACGCCGTAAAACACTAATGCAAAGGCAAATACCGCAATCTATTATATCTTCTCAGGTGACTGTACATATGGCTTGTTCGTTCGACGATGTAAAGGCAATTTAGACCACTCGTGAATGCATGGACATAGTGCAGTTATAAAATAATGGCAGTTTCTTGTTGCTTTTTTAGAGGGTCATTCATTCAGGCCCACCCTCCCACCTCTATGTTGGCAGACAATCAACGCCCCTTAGCTTGCTGTGCGTCGTGGCCGTGCAGACGTAGGGGGTAAAAAAGCGCTCCTTAATTTTAAATGCTTATCACTCCTGGTGGTCCCAATAATTAGATCATTCTGGTGTATCGTTGCAAACGAGTGCGGTTCACCACCACAAAATGTACATTTGATCTTCATTTTTTTGTataaaatcacattttattGTGTCGATGGGGGTGGGGACTGcttgctgggggggggggatttaagATCACGTGATACGTGTAGTCCCTTGCCATaagcgctttttttttaatcaatagaAAGAAAATCACGACCATTGATGCTACGaatattcttattattattaagataGCTAATTTGCATATAGTAGCATCCCTCCCCCTTTACCCCATCACGTGTAGGaagcacattattattattattattattattattattattattattattattattattattattatatgataataatataattattattattaatgttgtTTCTGCTGTTCAGAATATGAATACGGTACTTTATTCTTTATTCACAGTAAATTCAAACTACACAGGAGGCGAGCTGAAGCGCTCTCGGACAGCTTACACCCGCCAGCAGGTTCTGGAGCTTGAGAAGGAGTTCCACTACAACCGATACTTGACGCGCAGGCGCAGGGTGGAGATAGCGCACACTCTGTGTCTATCCGAGCGCCAGATCAAAATCTGGTTCCAGAACCGGCGAATGAAATGGAAGAAGGATCATAAATTGCCCAACACCAAGGTCCGCACTGGGAATAACGCAAACGCTCAAGATTTAAATGGCTCCACCTGACCATGCACATGCAGAAATCGAGTCCATCTGCTCTTGCCGCATTTCCGCCACCCAAAACGAAGCTGTAAATAAAAACTGTGGACCGGAATAACCTTGACTGACTTGGAAGCTTGCTTGTATGTGTCGTCAGTAATGGGCCGGACACAAAAGGGAGTTCACCGTTCGAACACTATTGACAAAGAGCCCGATTGAAAGAATTCCAGTATGTGTCAAATACAATTTCACGCTTCAATTCTAGGAAAGTGTTTTCTTTTCTGCCGACAGAAAGGCATTTTCTTCATTTCAATGTTAAATTTGGAATTATTTGTTTATTCTGTGGCTATAAAACTGAAAATATTGGTGAATTGATTAAAAGTGGTTCTGCACTGGCCACGCAACATaccataaataatataaaaatatgagCTCTATTCACGTGTCACCCGGCTTCCACAATGAAAAACTTCTATTAATAATGCGATCAAAATATGAATATTTATTGAACAATTTTTTTACGGTTATTTTCATTGGTCGCAAAATATTGATTTAGATACCGAGAATGACACGGAGCGCTGTCTGTTGATAACACCGACGTATAACAGACTGCTCAAACAAAAAACAGGTTCAGTAGTGATGACTGTATCACAGTATTAGACACTTCCGAAAAAAAAATCGGTTACATTTTATGAATATGTAGTAAACTGAGGCAATCTTCCACTTTTTTCCTCCAAATAATCACATGATATATGATTTTACCATATCTTAAGCTTATGCAATCAATGCACATGTTTGAATTTAGTAACTCCAAATGACTTTTGGGTGCGTATTTGTATTATATCCCAAGTACGCACTAAATTCAGCGCTACAATATTACCTCAGCTGCACGTTTACGTTTTATTTCAGTCTTCAATGAAGTGACGCATTTCAAGCAGTCTTAGTTTGAGTATTATATGGCGAGTTCGATCAAATTGCAATAAATTGCTCTGTCGCGCGCCTCTGTACTTTTCAAAAAGCAAATGTGGCATTGCTCTATtcagacatcataaaaatgaaGCCTTTTGTTGCATGAATTAATCATTTGTTGTATGAAATACGCGCACACGGTGTCGCTCCGTGTTTTATTTAAACGaagtgttatccaatttacattCCAAAGATAATGAttgttcataataataataatgataataatgatgctaataatgataataataataataataataataataataataataataataaaaatatactcTCGTATTTGATTGATTGGTAATGTTGAAGGTGTTACCTCACGGATATGTATATCACATTTGTGTTTATATGCTGTCTTACTTGCTATGATttgtaaatacaaaataaatacatgccTGAAAATGCGTTGTTTTCCATTATCCTCTATTTTCCTTTCAGGAGTTATAATTTGATTCTGAGGTATTTCCCCTTGAATATTATTTCATATTATTGACAGCTGTCATGTCTAGCAAATGCAATGTTGTATAAAAATGTGTATAAATGTGTATACAATTACATAGGCTACTACAAAATGCACTGTTCAATATGATTTCAATGTTCCCAAGAAACACAAAGCCCGATTGTCTTGAGAAATCAGAGACTCACGATGATTAATTTTGCCTTGCCGCTAGTGATCTTGGTACATTACGTCCTGTAATCTCGTTTTAAATCACAAACCGTATTCTGTTTCGCCCCCTTTCCTCTGTTAATTTAACGTCAGTGTGCAGCACATTGAAccatttgaataataataataataataataataataataataataataataatatttgattcTAGCCTTTGAATGCGTTAATGAATGTAT encodes the following:
- the hoxb4a gene encoding homeobox protein Hox-B4a — translated: MVMSSYLINSSYVDPKFPPCEEYSHSDYLPSNSPDYYGQRNETTAFLPDSALYHQQERSEPQYTLCQPASVVMPPRGLAIPQIGVERDSVTPSPPQSREQPPLSRNSPANTKNDPVLYPWMKKVHVNTVNSNYTGGELKRSRTAYTRQQVLELEKEFHYNRYLTRRRRVEIAHTLCLSERQIKIWFQNRRMKWKKDHKLPNTKVRTGNNANAQDLNGST